A window from Zingiber officinale cultivar Zhangliang chromosome 7A, Zo_v1.1, whole genome shotgun sequence encodes these proteins:
- the LOC122000475 gene encoding transcription factor LRL3-like translates to MEQMDLDFLVGSPETQMELMNMMLQLQQLAELSDEPLLQPKAQYLAGAPPPPQQAAQLVAADSSPLATPASSPMFPAASMAAPATGYGEESAVREMIFRMAAMQPVQVLDPETPRPAKRRNVRVSTEPQSVAARLRRERISERMRILQHMVPGGTKMDTASMLDEAIQYVKFLKTQVQSLERAAVSQRMLPAVAYGPPFDGICYPAAIPAMYQIQKQGFTNH, encoded by the coding sequence ATGGAGCAAATGGACTTGGATTTCTTGGTCGGTTCCCCTGAGACCCAGATGGAGCTGATGAACATGATGCTGCAGTTGCAGCAGCTCGCTGAATTGTCGGACGAACCGCTTCTCCAGCCGAAGGCTCAATATCTCGCCGGAgctccgccgccgccgcagcaGGCGGCGCAGCTGGTGGCGGCTGATTCATCTCCCCTCGCTACGCCTGCCTCCTCGCCCATGTTTCCGGCCGCGAGTATGGCGGCGCCGGCGACGGGCTACGGGGAAGAATCGGCGGTGAGGGAGATGATATTCCGGATGGCGGCGATGCAGCCGGTGCAGGTACTGGACCCCGAGACGCCGCGGCCGGCGAAGCGGCGGAACGTGAGGGTGTCGACGGAGCCGCAGAGCGTGGCGGCGCGGCTTCGGCGGGAGCGGATCAGCGAGCGGATGCGGATCCTGCAGCACATGGTCCCCGGCGGCACGAAGATGGACACCGCCTCCATGCTCGACGAGGCCATCCAATACGTTAAGTTCCTGAAGACTCAGGTCCAGTCACTGGAGCGCGCCGCCGTCAGCCAGCGTATGCTCCCGGCCGTCGCGTACGGACCTCCGTTCGACGGAATCTGCTACCCTGCCGCCATCCCGGCCATGTACCAGATCCAAAAACAGGGGTTCACGAATCATTGA